The DNA segment CGCCCAGCGTCGCTACCTGAGACGCCATGCCCACGAGGCGGCCTTTGAGCGAATGGAGCAGCGGCTGCAGGCGCAGCCCGAGATGATGGCGAGTAGGCGATCCATCGTCGAGCATCCATTTGGCAACCTCAAACAATGGCTATTTGGTAATGGTCGCTTCCTGCTTCGCCAATTGAAGGGAGCACGAACCGAAATGGCCTTAGCGGTACAGGCCTATAACCTCAAAAGAGCGATCAACGTGCTCGGCGCACGCCACCTCATCGGATTGATGGGCTGATACAGCCTTTTTCTCCCCTGGGTCCGCACACAGCAAAACGCCCCGAACCAGTCGGGGCGTTTGCTTGGTCAACCATTAGTACGTTTTCGCACAGCCTGAATTGCGGGGCTTTTTAATGCTCAAAATCCTTTGATCCTAGATTTCTGCCTGAGCGGAAGTGACGACCGAGGATGACGTAGCATTCTTCACCGGCCTGTCGCCAACGGGTTCGGCCGCCCACTGCTGCAAGCGCACCACGCTCTCACGGTAGGGCTGCAGCCCCTTGCTCAGCAGGTACACCGAGCTCAGCACTGCCAGGGTGGTAACGAGCAGAAGCGAATACCGCAGCGCGTTATCGTCGGCGAACACATAGTCGGTCACCAACGCCACCGCTGTCGGGCCAATGCCCAGGCCGATCAGGGTGATGACGAACAGGTAAATCGCCGAAGCCTGACCGCGCATGGAGTTCGGCATGATGTCCTGAATTGCCGCCGGCGCCACGCCGAACGGCATGCTCAGGAAGAACACCGTCGGTGCCATCAGCAACGCCGCCAGATTGGCACTGTCCACTAGCGGGAAGATCATCACGAAGGGCAGCGCACCCAGCGCCGCATACAGGCCGACGCGCATATTGGCATCAGTTCGCCCTCGCTTGGCCATCCAATCCGCCAGACGTCCGCCGAGGACGATGCCCAGGCAACCAAAGACCGCGACGATGCTGCCGTAGACCACGCCAACGTGCCCGGCATCCCAGCCGTAGGTGCGAATGAAGAAAGTCGGGATCCACGCGGCGCTGCCGTAACCGGCGAAAGCCAGCCCGGCAAAACCGAAGTTGTGGCAGAGCACGGTGCGGCGGTTGGCGCGAATGTAACGACCGACCTCGGCCAGCGGCACCGCCACCCCGGCGCCCACACCGCGCCGAGCAGGTTCGTGCACGGC comes from the Pseudomonas cavernicola genome and includes:
- a CDS encoding spinster family MFS transporter: MHNNNNVGYPSSFRAWSTVAILMVAYVLSFIDRQILNLLVAPIRRDLMISDTQMSLLMGLSFALFYTVCGIPLGRLADTKSRRGLIAVGVLFWSAMTAACGMARLYWQFLLCRIGVGVGEAALSPAAYSLIADSFPAERRATAISVYSMGVYLGSGLAFLLGGLVIKFASAQGDVLLPVLGEVRPWQLIFLLLGAAGLLFTLLMLAVHEPARRGVGAGVAVPLAEVGRYIRANRRTVLCHNFGFAGLAFAGYGSAAWIPTFFIRTYGWDAGHVGVVYGSIVAVFGCLGIVLGGRLADWMAKRGRTDANMRVGLYAALGALPFVMIFPLVDSANLAALLMAPTVFFLSMPFGVAPAAIQDIMPNSMRGQASAIYLFVITLIGLGIGPTAVALVTDYVFADDNALRYSLLLVTTLAVLSSVYLLSKGLQPYRESVVRLQQWAAEPVGDRPVKNATSSSVVTSAQAEI